From one Amycolatopsis sp. FDAARGOS 1241 genomic stretch:
- a CDS encoding cytochrome P450: MRTSSPLPPGPHLPVFAQTVLFGAFRHKFLPLLRRRYGDLVRLRIYPERNVVLVGDVELIREVFSGPVETFHAGEGNVVLKPIMGEHSVLLTDEQEHLRTRKLLMPAFHGAALRGYRAMVTDLTRAELDSWQADRPFRVHERMQALTLEIILRVVFGVGEGPRLEELRKLLGHVIDVGALDIFGWHSPVLQKLGPWRRNREIAVRVDELIHAEIADRRTAPDLENRTDVLSRLLTVPGDDPLTDTELRDQLVTLLLAGHETTATALAWSLHELARNPVAAAATTKAADEGDERYLEAVAKEAMRLHPIISEVARRLTKDIEFGGYRIPAGHTVLPSISMVHADPAHHPSPEVFDPARFLGGGPATGTWFPFGGGVRRCLGAGFSLLEATIVLEELFRRYRLTPAARKPERTKTRHITLVPGDGARIVVHNRELPRLRRGVRDRL; the protein is encoded by the coding sequence ATGAGAACCTCGTCCCCGCTCCCGCCCGGTCCGCACCTGCCTGTGTTCGCGCAGACGGTGCTGTTCGGTGCGTTCCGGCACAAGTTTCTCCCCCTGCTGCGCCGCCGCTACGGCGACCTCGTGCGGCTGCGGATCTACCCCGAACGCAACGTGGTGCTGGTCGGCGATGTCGAGCTGATCCGCGAGGTCTTCTCCGGGCCCGTGGAGACCTTCCACGCCGGTGAGGGCAACGTGGTGCTCAAGCCGATCATGGGTGAGCACTCGGTGCTGCTGACCGACGAGCAGGAGCACCTGCGCACCCGCAAGCTGCTGATGCCCGCGTTCCACGGCGCCGCGCTGCGCGGCTACCGGGCCATGGTCACGGACCTGACCAGGGCCGAGCTGGACAGCTGGCAAGCCGACCGGCCGTTCCGCGTGCACGAGCGCATGCAGGCGCTGACGCTGGAGATCATCTTGCGCGTGGTATTCGGCGTCGGCGAGGGACCCCGTCTGGAGGAGCTGCGCAAGCTGCTGGGCCACGTCATCGACGTGGGTGCGCTGGACATCTTCGGCTGGCACAGCCCGGTGCTGCAGAAGCTCGGACCGTGGCGGCGCAACCGCGAGATCGCCGTGCGGGTCGACGAGCTGATCCACGCCGAGATCGCCGACCGCCGGACGGCGCCCGACCTCGAGAACCGCACGGACGTGTTGTCGCGGCTGCTCACCGTGCCCGGTGACGACCCGCTGACCGACACGGAGCTGCGCGATCAGCTCGTGACGCTCCTGCTCGCCGGCCACGAGACCACCGCGACGGCACTTGCGTGGTCGCTGCACGAGCTGGCGCGCAACCCCGTTGCCGCCGCGGCCACCACGAAGGCGGCTGACGAGGGCGACGAGCGCTACCTCGAAGCCGTCGCGAAGGAGGCGATGCGGTTGCACCCGATCATCTCCGAGGTCGCGCGCCGGCTGACCAAGGACATCGAGTTCGGCGGCTACCGGATCCCGGCGGGGCACACCGTGCTGCCGTCGATCTCGATGGTCCACGCCGACCCGGCGCACCACCCCTCCCCCGAGGTGTTCGACCCGGCGAGGTTCCTCGGCGGCGGCCCCGCCACCGGCACGTGGTTCCCGTTCGGCGGCGGCGTCCGCCGGTGCTTGGGCGCCGGCTTTTCGTTGCTGGAGGCCACGATCGTGCTCGAGGAGCTGTTCCGCCGCTACCGCTTGACGCCCGCCGCACGCAAGCCCGAACGCACCAAGACCCGCCACATCACCCTCGTCCCCGGCGACGGCGCACGCATTGTTGTCCACAATCGTGAACTGCCTCGGCTTCGCCGAGGCGTGCGAGATCGCCTTTGA
- a CDS encoding ATP-binding protein — translation MTAVPDSLPRTAGELRAAGYTPRPIAQEIHDNLLTALKEGRDAWPGIVGFSRTVLPQLERALLAGHDVVLLGERGQGKTRLLRTLAGLLDEWTPVIEGSELGEHPLAPITPASLRRAAEQGDDLPVAWRHRSERYTEKLATPDTSVGDLIGDVDPVKVAEGRSLGDPETIHFGLVPRAHRGIVAINELPDLAERIQVALLNVMEERDIQVRGYTLRLPLDVLLVATANPEDYTNRGRIITPLKDRFGAEIRTHYPLDVDAEVAVVRQEAHLVAEVGEPLLEVLARFVRNLRESPVIDQRSGVSARFAVAAAETVAAAALRRAALTGEEPAVARPVDLDAVPAVLRGKIEFEPGEEGREVEHLVHLLRRAIAETARERFAGLDLRPLSDAVADGHLVATGERVPGRDVLAALPELPVLHEVAQRAGVSSDEPAGRIAAAVELALESLYLARRLAKDSDDHTTVYGQ, via the coding sequence GTGACCGCTGTTCCAGACTCACTTCCCCGTACCGCGGGCGAGCTCCGCGCCGCCGGGTACACCCCGCGTCCCATCGCGCAGGAGATCCACGACAACCTGCTCACGGCGCTGAAGGAGGGCCGCGATGCGTGGCCCGGCATCGTCGGCTTCTCCCGCACTGTGCTGCCGCAGCTCGAGCGCGCGCTGCTCGCCGGCCACGACGTCGTCCTGCTCGGAGAACGAGGCCAGGGCAAGACCCGCCTGCTGCGCACCCTCGCCGGCCTGCTCGACGAGTGGACCCCCGTGATCGAGGGCTCCGAGCTCGGCGAGCACCCCCTCGCCCCGATCACCCCCGCGTCCCTCCGCCGCGCGGCGGAGCAGGGCGACGACCTGCCGGTGGCCTGGCGCCACCGCAGCGAGCGCTACACCGAGAAGCTCGCGACACCGGACACGTCCGTCGGCGACCTCATCGGCGACGTCGACCCGGTGAAGGTGGCCGAAGGCCGCAGCCTCGGTGATCCCGAGACGATCCACTTCGGGCTCGTCCCCCGCGCGCACCGCGGCATCGTGGCGATCAACGAGCTGCCCGACCTGGCCGAGCGCATCCAGGTCGCGCTGCTCAACGTGATGGAGGAGCGCGACATCCAGGTCCGTGGCTACACGCTGCGGCTGCCGCTGGACGTGCTGCTCGTCGCCACCGCCAACCCGGAGGACTACACCAACCGCGGGCGCATCATCACGCCGCTGAAGGACCGCTTCGGCGCGGAGATCCGCACCCACTACCCGCTCGACGTCGACGCCGAAGTCGCCGTGGTGCGCCAGGAAGCGCACCTCGTGGCCGAGGTGGGCGAGCCGCTGCTGGAGGTGCTGGCCCGGTTCGTGCGCAACCTGCGCGAATCGCCGGTGATCGACCAGCGTTCGGGTGTGTCCGCCCGGTTCGCCGTGGCCGCGGCCGAAACCGTCGCGGCGGCGGCGCTGCGCCGGGCGGCGCTCACCGGGGAGGAGCCGGCCGTGGCCCGGCCGGTCGACCTCGACGCGGTGCCCGCCGTGCTGCGCGGCAAGATCGAGTTCGAGCCGGGCGAGGAGGGCCGGGAGGTCGAGCACCTCGTGCACCTGCTGCGCCGGGCCATCGCCGAAACCGCGCGGGAGCGCTTCGCCGGGCTGGACCTGCGTCCGCTGTCCGACGCCGTCGCCGACGGCCACCTCGTGGCCACCGGCGAGCGGGTGCCGGGCAGGGACGTGCTGGCCGCGCTGCCGGAGCTGCCGGTGCTCCACGAGGTCGCCCAGCGTGCCGGGGTGTCCTCCGACGAGCCGGCCGGCCGCATCGCGGCCGCGGTGGAACTCGCGCTGGAGTCGCTGTACCTGGCCCGCCGGCTGGCGAAGGACTCCGACGACCACACCACGGTGTACGGGCAGTAA
- a CDS encoding VWA domain-containing protein translates to MPLLPEGYSYGPWHDGPDPLAPPADLRDALDEIGRDVMGGASPRSALEELLRRGTERTAGLDELTRRLWQRRSEIQRRHRLDGTLQEVQQLLREALDAERRELFPDPDDEARFREAQLDALPPGTAAAVRELSDYDWRSSEGRDKYEQIRELLGREALDARFQGMKEALQNAGPEDVERVNQMLSDLNALLQAHAQGAEDIDERFSEFMRRHGEFFPENPQNVDELIDALAARSAAAQRMMNSMSAEQRAELMELTQQAFGDPRIAQQLSALDAQLQALRPGEDWTSSERFRGQDPLGMGEGAQAMQDLAELDNLAEQLGQSYPGARLEDIDLEALQRQLGPDAGVDAQRLSELERELRRQGLFERAADGSLRLSPKALRRLGETALSDVVNSLRGKTGERETESAGAAGEPTGSSRPWRFGDMQPWDVPRTVRNAVLRSTSVGSRAVTLDVQDVEVVETEHRSRAAVALLVDTSWSMIQEGRWLPMKRTALALHQLISTRFRNDALQLITFGRYATKVDLPELVGLEGTWEQGTNAHHALLLAGQHLRRHPDAQPVVLMVTDGEPTAHLEPDGEAVFDYPPDPRTIYKTLSEVDRIAKMGASVTVFRLGDDPRLEAFVDTIARRSGGRVVAPDLDGLGAAVVGDYLRKRRS, encoded by the coding sequence ATGCCGCTGCTTCCGGAGGGGTACTCCTACGGCCCGTGGCACGACGGGCCGGACCCGCTGGCGCCGCCCGCGGACCTGCGCGACGCGCTCGACGAGATCGGCCGCGACGTGATGGGCGGTGCGTCACCGCGCTCGGCGCTGGAAGAGCTGCTGCGCCGAGGCACCGAACGCACGGCGGGCCTGGACGAGCTGACGCGGCGGCTGTGGCAGCGCCGCTCGGAGATCCAGCGCCGGCACCGTCTCGACGGCACGCTGCAGGAGGTGCAGCAGCTGCTGCGCGAGGCGCTGGACGCCGAGCGCCGCGAGCTGTTCCCGGACCCGGACGACGAGGCGCGCTTCCGTGAGGCGCAGCTCGACGCCCTGCCGCCGGGCACCGCCGCGGCCGTGCGCGAGCTGAGCGACTACGACTGGCGCTCCTCGGAGGGCCGGGACAAGTACGAGCAGATCCGCGAACTGCTCGGCCGGGAGGCGCTCGACGCAAGGTTCCAGGGCATGAAGGAGGCGCTGCAGAACGCCGGGCCCGAGGACGTCGAACGCGTCAACCAGATGCTCTCGGACCTCAACGCGCTCCTGCAGGCGCACGCGCAGGGCGCGGAGGACATCGACGAGCGCTTCTCCGAGTTCATGCGCCGGCACGGCGAGTTCTTTCCGGAGAACCCGCAGAACGTGGACGAGTTGATCGACGCGCTCGCCGCCCGGTCGGCGGCCGCGCAGCGGATGATGAACTCGATGTCCGCCGAGCAGCGCGCCGAGCTGATGGAACTGACGCAACAGGCGTTCGGCGACCCCCGCATCGCCCAGCAGCTGTCCGCTTTGGACGCCCAGCTGCAGGCGCTGCGGCCAGGGGAGGACTGGACATCGTCGGAGCGCTTCCGAGGCCAGGACCCGCTCGGCATGGGCGAAGGCGCGCAGGCGATGCAGGACCTCGCGGAACTGGACAACCTGGCGGAGCAGCTGGGCCAGTCCTATCCGGGCGCCCGGCTGGAGGACATCGACCTGGAGGCGCTGCAGCGCCAGCTCGGACCCGACGCCGGCGTCGACGCACAGCGGCTGTCCGAATTGGAGCGGGAGCTGCGCCGCCAGGGCCTGTTCGAACGCGCGGCCGACGGCTCACTCCGGTTGTCGCCCAAGGCGTTGCGGCGTCTGGGTGAGACGGCGCTGTCCGATGTGGTGAACTCGCTGCGCGGAAAGACGGGCGAGCGAGAGACCGAGTCGGCGGGCGCCGCGGGTGAACCCACGGGGTCGAGCCGGCCGTGGCGGTTCGGGGACATGCAGCCCTGGGATGTGCCGCGGACGGTCCGCAACGCCGTGCTGCGCTCGACCTCGGTCGGCTCGCGGGCGGTGACGCTCGACGTCCAGGACGTGGAGGTCGTCGAGACCGAGCACCGCTCCCGCGCGGCGGTGGCGCTGCTGGTGGACACGTCGTGGTCGATGATCCAGGAGGGCCGCTGGCTGCCGATGAAGCGCACGGCGCTCGCGCTGCACCAGCTGATCTCCACGCGGTTCCGCAACGACGCGTTGCAGCTGATCACCTTCGGCCGCTACGCGACGAAGGTGGACCTGCCGGAGCTGGTGGGCCTGGAGGGCACGTGGGAGCAGGGCACGAACGCCCACCACGCGCTGCTGCTGGCCGGTCAGCACCTGCGCCGCCACCCCGACGCGCAGCCGGTGGTCCTGATGGTGACCGACGGCGAGCCGACGGCGCATCTGGAACCCGACGGCGAGGCGGTGTTCGACTACCCGCCGGACCCGCGGACCATCTACAAGACACTGTCCGAAGTGGACCGGATCGCGAAGATGGGCGCGTCCGTCACGGTGTTCCGGCTCGGGGACGACCCGCGGCTGGAGGCGTTCGTGGACACCATCGCCCGCCGCTCCGGCGGGCGCGTGGTGGCACCCGACCTCGACGGCCTGGGCGCCGCCGTCGTCGGCGACTACCTCCGCAAGCGGCGGAGTTGA
- the mshC gene encoding cysteine--1-D-myo-inosityl 2-amino-2-deoxy-alpha-D-glucopyranoside ligase: MQTWSSVDVPRLPGTPRPLRLHDSSTGQIRPTAPGATARMYVCGITPYDATHLGHAATYLAFDLVNRVWRDNGHEVHYVQNVTDIDDPLLERAERDSDDWVVLGMRETALFREDMEALRVLPPRQFVSVVAAIPEIVEVIAKLVANGSAYRVDDAQHPDVYFDHSATGRFGYESNYDEPTMAKFFAERGGDPDRPGKRHPLDALLWRVARDGEPSWESELGAGRPGWHIECSAISVNRLGFGFDVQGGGSDLRFPHHEFSAAHAEAAAGDHPFARHYVHAGMIGLDGEKMSKSRGNLVFVSRLRADGVDTAAIRLALFAGHYREDRPWTDTLLAEAQERLGRWREAVALPAGPDATETLARVRDHLSDDLDTPKALEAIDAWVTAALRRDGTDTTASGLIRIAADALLGIAL; the protein is encoded by the coding sequence ATGCAGACTTGGTCCTCCGTCGACGTGCCCCGGTTGCCGGGCACGCCTCGCCCGCTCCGGCTCCACGACTCGTCGACCGGGCAGATCCGCCCGACGGCACCCGGCGCCACCGCCCGGATGTACGTCTGCGGCATCACCCCCTACGACGCCACGCACCTCGGCCACGCGGCCACCTACCTGGCGTTCGACCTGGTGAACCGCGTGTGGCGGGACAACGGGCACGAGGTCCACTACGTGCAGAACGTCACCGACATCGACGACCCGCTGCTGGAGCGTGCCGAACGCGACTCCGACGACTGGGTCGTGCTCGGCATGCGCGAGACGGCGCTGTTCCGCGAGGACATGGAGGCGCTGCGCGTCCTGCCGCCGCGGCAGTTCGTGAGCGTCGTGGCGGCGATCCCCGAGATCGTGGAGGTCATCGCGAAGCTGGTCGCCAACGGCAGTGCGTATCGAGTGGACGACGCGCAGCACCCCGACGTGTACTTCGACCACTCCGCGACCGGCCGGTTCGGCTACGAGTCGAACTACGACGAGCCGACGATGGCGAAGTTCTTCGCCGAGCGCGGGGGAGACCCGGACCGCCCGGGCAAGCGCCACCCGCTCGACGCGTTGCTGTGGCGCGTCGCCCGTGACGGCGAGCCGTCCTGGGAGTCGGAGCTGGGGGCCGGGCGCCCGGGCTGGCACATCGAGTGCAGCGCGATCTCGGTGAACCGGCTGGGCTTCGGGTTCGACGTGCAGGGCGGTGGTTCGGACCTCCGGTTTCCGCACCACGAGTTCAGCGCGGCCCACGCGGAGGCGGCCGCCGGTGACCACCCGTTCGCCCGCCACTACGTGCACGCCGGGATGATCGGCCTCGACGGCGAGAAGATGTCGAAGTCGCGTGGGAACCTGGTGTTCGTCTCGCGGCTGCGCGCTGACGGCGTCGACACCGCCGCCATCCGCCTGGCGCTGTTCGCCGGCCACTACCGCGAAGACCGGCCGTGGACCGACACGCTGCTCGCCGAGGCGCAGGAGCGCCTGGGCCGCTGGCGCGAGGCCGTGGCCCTGCCCGCGGGCCCCGACGCGACCGAGACCCTCGCCCGCGTGCGCGATCACCTCTCCGACGACCTCGATACCCCCAAGGCACTCGAAGCGATCGACGCCTGGGTCACCGCCGCGCTGCGCCGGGATGGCACCGACACCACGGCGTCCGGCCTCATCCGCATCGCGGCCGACGCCCTGCTGGGCATCGCCCTCTGA